A single genomic interval of Procambarus clarkii isolate CNS0578487 chromosome 17, FALCON_Pclarkii_2.0, whole genome shotgun sequence harbors:
- the Vps8 gene encoding vacuolar protein sorting-associated protein 8 homolog isoform X2, with protein sequence MATEGEEQLSNEPEKLDDTDIIKQLDLQLEELDDEEFQLPPVGELPTLESILNENDPGSVSDDDLVLPPLPHPKASFSTDGGDTLSVHSRGSSDSRSRTSSTERHSTGSRSRKDAQNKTHGSILRHVILKGVAAQLVSAHDRVGAGLPTTMAVGNIICIGTSHGLVLVFEPTQALKFCLGSTQLGEQCGSVSALALNQDCTRLLAGFAKGQICLFDLTSSKLLQTISDAHTPFTAVLHLKWTDYPGMAVISDSGGSVFELSIKRTMGLNSNESRCIFSGSRGEVCTIEPLLMSQFRATPFVETVILAMATISKVIVVSLRPQLKVLFSHPLKASVSTLPLLAWQFVVIQMPDGTRVIDPVLAFGREKNVFFYQLTHGSQEELQFIPLQKMGLSFVIQGMAWLNTRTLSVMDTREHLHVIDVKTQEEQEMVDLAHLGLVYASPHFKAIATGGNVSKAMALSGERACYHSMVSFGTQVLLLGTKSFQVVTVRSWVDRLDYLVKGGHKREALQLALDIYQDKAQAIVGLKHKKEKRQQLVQEKICELLNQYLDSAMNELPERSNLTALNQYYSQLVTLCVQVSVGANLKDVLFGRVWETFSEDAISKGIYLEALEPYILSDQLADISPSITQCLLTHQEVCGKLQAAEACIVHLSVTSLDLHQAMTLCWTHGLYDAIFYIYTHGMRDFVTPLEELVTVLCNAMDSGNALTDSQVMLGNKILVYVSCCLAGRAYPHGDIDPQELQQVKHEIFKCITSLHSKNAKPTENSYPFLRTLLRFDTREFLNVLALAFEEAEFTSELGMQQRQRVVDILLQVMVEGQGFGPAQLGSLFTFIARQMSRQQGAIAINRQLFDQVLCHLTAADAESHHEERQTALLELLQEGGLVHYETNHLLDKARQAQFYRVCEYVYEERGEHEKIVECYLEDKLRKHQVFTYIRSVLSSPQFTDLHAQKIQQQFLTHIKTLLEIDSSRVASLLLTMPQLMPLVKDITLQLRDDEQLLYNALHALFTYRSTHASPGGRGGDLSDSPLTSELHEEYIDLMCRVNPSLVYPYLKGAEGYRLEQTLEICKKNNQQESTAFLLERAGDIKGAFEILLVILKSKVGDLLSNVDDNGTMNSQVSLGHVQAQVVKLVRVCQLGSSQLEESGRRELWFPLLDVLLSTQPPLVNNQHLAHEMRGMVGHVVNSMMTHISLPAILERVMHDPGYCGGNFAQIKHLLKGMVERYVYEETLYATVVRIIAGDQLRYLTLQHNQACAPLVVYSTTCAICHSIYHPSSKAVAHSCGHSYHAQCGGESTSCMLCMGGSQENTTEETQPNDSKSEPLTGLDETQLEGIRRVRSLGAGGSRLQFLEDLSSPPRGSVVEASAASTSWRSSGSVCGNQNIWLSQNFALKLAPPTIDFGKDDAW encoded by the exons CTTGATGATGAAGAGTTCCAGCTTCCTCCAGTTGGCGAGCTACCAACACTAGAGAGTATATTAAATGAGAATGACCCAGGGAGTGTGTCTGATGATGATCTtgttcttcctcctcttcctcatcccAAG GCTTCTTTTTCCACTGATGGGGGGGATACGTTGTCTGTACATTCTCGAGGCAGTTCAGATTCAAGGAGCCGTACGTCGTCAACAGAGAGGCACAGCACTGGAAGTCGGTCTCGTAAGGATGCCCAGAATAAAACCCATGGATCAATATTGCGTCACGTTATACTTAAGGGCGTGGCAGCCCAACTGGTGTCTGCACAT GATCGAGTTGGTGCTGGGTTGCCTACAACAATGGCCGTGGGcaacatcatttgtattggcaccAGTCATGGCCTTGTTCTTGTCTTCGAACCCACACAGGCTCTTAAATTTTGCTTAGGCTCCACACAG CTAGGTGAACAGTGTGGCTCAGTATCAGCTTTGGCTTTGAACCAAGACTGCACTCGCCTTTTGGCTGGGTTTGCCAAAGGCCAGATCTGCCTATTTGACTTAACATCTAGCAAGCTTCTGCAGACTATCTCAGATGCGCATACACCATTTACAGCTGTTTTGCACCTGAAG TGGACAGACTACCCAGGCATGGCAGTAATTAGTGACAGTGGAGGATCAGTCTTTGAACTGTCCATTAAACGAACCATGGGACTTAACTCCAATGAGTCTCGCTGCATATTTTCTGGAAGTCGTGGAGAAGTGTGTACTATAGAGCCATTACTGATGTCACAGTTTCGTGCTACTCCATTTGTAGAGACGGTCATCTTGGCAATGGCTACTATATCAAAG gTCATTGTGGTTTCCTTAAGGCCGCAGCTGAAAGTTTTGTTCTCGCATCCATTAAaagcttcggtttcaacccttccaCTCCTTGCCTGGCAGTTTGTTGTGATACAGATGCCAGATGGGACGAGAGTGATTGATCCTGTCCTGGCATTTGGACgggaaaaaaatgtttttttttatcag CTTACCCATGGAAGTCAGGAGGAGCTTCAGTTTATCCCTCTTCAGAAGATGGGTTTGTCATTTGTAATACAGGGAATGGCATGGCTTAACACTCGCACTCTATCTGTCATGGACACGCGAGAGCATTTACATGTCATTGATGTGAAGACACAGGAAGAACAAGAAATGGTGGATCTGGCCCATTTGGGGCTGGTATATGCATCTCCCCATTTCAAGGCTATTGCTACAGGGGGTAATGTTAGCAAAGCTATG GcattatcaggagaaagagcGTGCTACCACTCCATGGTCAGCTTTGGAACACAGGTGCTCCTGTTGGGCACAAAGTCATTCCAG GTCGTGACGGTGCGATCCTGGGTAGATCGTCTGGATTACTTGGTGAAAGGTGGTCACAAACGTGAGGCCCTCCAGCTTGCCCTTGATATCTATCAGGATAAAGCTCAAGCAATTGTAGGACTCAAGCATAAGAAGGAAAAGAGACAGCAG CTAGTGCAGGAGAAGATTTGTGAGTTACTGAACCAGTACCTTGACTCGGCCATGAATGAACTCCCTGAGCGCAGCAACCTGACGGCGCTCAACCAGTACTATTCCCAGCTGGTCACTCTTTGTGTTCAGGTGTCAGTGGGGGCCAATTTAAAGGATGTCCTCTTTGGACGAGTCTGGGAAACCTTCAGTGAGGATGCCATATCTAAAG GTATTTACTTGGAAGCCCTTGAGCCGTACATTTTGAGTGACCAGCTAGCGGACATATCACCCAGTATAACGCAATGTCTCCTCACTCACCAAGAGGTGTGTGGGAAACTTCAGGCAGCCGAGGCCTGCATTGTGCACCTCAGTGTGACATCCCTTGATCTTCACCAGGCCATGACTCTGTGCTGGACCCATGGGTTATATGAtgccatattttatatatatacccatGGCATGAGAGATTTTGTTACTCCCCTTGAGGAGCTTGTGACAGTTTTATGTAATGCAATGGATAGTGGAAATGCATTGACAGACAGCCAAGTGATGTTGGGTAACAAAATATTAGTATACGTGTCTTGTTGCTTAGCTGGACGGGCTTACCCACATGGTGATATTGATCCTCAGGAATTACAACAAGTCAAACACGAGATTTTTAAGTGTATTACCTCGCTGCATTCAAAAAATGCTAAACCTACAGAAAATTCTTACCCGTTCTTGAGAACTTTATTAAGATTTGATACTAGAGAATTTCTTAATGTGCTGGCTTTAGCATTTGAGGAAGCAGAATTCACCTCTGAACTTGGAATGCAACAGAGACAGCGGGTTGTGGACATTTTACTTCAG gtgatggtggagggacaaGGCTTTGGACCTGCCCAGCTGGGATCACTGTTTACGTTCATAGCTCGGCAAATGTCACGACAACAGGGAGCCATTGCAATCAATAGACAACTTTTTGACCAG GTACTATGCCATCTAACAGCTGCTGATGCTGAGAGTCACCACGAGGAGAGGCAGACAGCTCTGCTGGAGCTGTTGCAGGAGGGTGGCCTTGTGCACTACGAAACTAATCATCTATTAGACAAAGCACGTCAAGCACAATT CTATCGGGTATGTGAATATGTTTATGAGGAAAGAGGAGAACACGAGAAGATTGTTGAATGCTATCTGGAAGATAAACTGCGGAAACATCAGGTTTTTACCTACATTCGTTCAGTGTTGTCATCGCCACAGTTTACTGACCTCCATGCTCAGAAGATCCAGCAACAATTCCTCACACACATCAAA ACACTCCTTGAGATTGACAGTAGCCGTGTAGCCAGTCTTCTCTTAACAATGCCTCAGTTGATGCCTCTGGTGAAAGATATCACATTGCAGTTGAGGGATGATGAACAGCTTCTTTATAATGCTCTCCATGCATTGTTCACATACAG ATCGACCCATGCATCTCCAGGGGGGCGTGGTGGAGACCTGAGTGATAGTCCTCTTACCTCAGAGCTTCATGAGGAGTACATTGATCTCATGTGTAGGGTAAATCCCAGCTTAGTTTACCCATATCTGAAAGGTGCTGAAGGTTACCGGCTGGAACAGACTCTGGAG ATCTGCAAGAAAAACAATCAGCAAGAGTCAACAGCATTCCTACTTGAGAGAGCAGGTGATATTAAAGGTGCTTTTGAGATTCTTCTAGTCATCCTCAAGTCCAAAGTTGGTGAT CTTTTGTCTAATGTAGATGATAACGGGACCATGAACTCTCAAGTGTCGTTGGGTCATGTTCAAGCTCAG GTTGTAAAGCTGGTGCGTGTATGTCAGCTTGGCTCCAGTCAGTTGGAAGAGTCGGGGCGTCGAGAGCTCTGGTTCCCTCTACTGGATGTGCTCCTGTCCACTCAACCGCCACTTGTCAATAACCAACACTTAGCTCATG AGATGCGTGGAATGGTTGGTCATGTGGTGAACAGCATGATGACTCACATATCCCTGCCAGCAATCCTAGAGCGAGTGATGCATGACCCTGGGTACTGTGGGGGAAACTTTGCCCAGATCAAACACCTTCTAAAAG GTATGGTTGAGAGATATGTGTATGAAGAGACACTGTATGCAACAGTGGTGCGGATCATTGCAGGGGACCAGCTGAGATACCTCACTCTGCAACACAACCAAGCATGTGCCCCCCTTGTAGTCTACTCAACCACTTGCGCAATCTGTCATAGCATTTATCACCCATCGAGCAAAGCAGTGGCACATAG TTGTGGTCATAGTTATCATGCACAGTGTGGTGGAGAGTCAACTTCCTGCATGCTTTGTATGGGAGGCAGTCAAGAAAACACAACAGAGGAGACACAGCCTAATGACTCCAAGTCTGAACCTTTG ACAGGACTGGACGAGACACAATTGGAAGGCATTCGCCGTGTGCGATCATTGGGTGCTGGAGGATCAAGATTACAATTCCTTGAAGACTTATCTTCTCCACCGAGAGGATCTGTTGTGGAAGCCTCAGCCGCTAGTACATCTTGGAGAAGTTCAGGCTCCGTGTGTGGAAATCAAAATATTTGGTTATCCCAAAACTTTGCTCTGAAACTAGCACCACCAACAATAGATTTTGGCAAAGATGATGCATGGTGA
- the Vps8 gene encoding vacuolar protein sorting-associated protein 8 homolog isoform X1 — MATEGEEQLSNEPEKLDDTDIIKQLDLQLEELDDEEFQLPPVGELPTLESILNENDPGSVSDDDLVLPPLPHPKASFSTDGGDTLSVHSRGSSDSRSRTSSTERHSTGSRSRKDAQNKTHGSILRHVILKGVAAQLVSAHDRVGAGLPTTMAVGNIICIGTSHGLVLVFEPTQALKFCLGSTQLGEQCGSVSALALNQDCTRLLAGFAKGQICLFDLTSSKLLQTISDAHTPFTAVLHLKWTDYPGMAVISDSGGSVFELSIKRTMGLNSNESRCIFSGSRGEVCTIEPLLMSQFRATPFVETVILAMATISKVIVVSLRPQLKVLFSHPLKASVSTLPLLAWQFVVIQMPDGTRVIDPVLAFGREKNVFFYQLTHGSQEELQFIPLQKMGLSFVIQGMAWLNTRTLSVMDTREHLHVIDVKTQEEQEMVDLAHLGLVYASPHFKAIATGGNVSKAMALSGERACYHSMVSFGTQVLLLGTKSFQVVTVRSWVDRLDYLVKGGHKREALQLALDIYQDKAQAIVGLKHKKEKRQQLVQEKICELLNQYLDSAMNELPERSNLTALNQYYSQLVTLCVQVSVGANLKDVLFGRVWETFSEDAISKGIYLEALEPYILSDQLADISPSITQCLLTHQEVCGKLQAAEACIVHLSVTSLDLHQAMTLCWTHGLYDAIFYIYTHGMRDFVTPLEELVTVLCNAMDSGNALTDSQVMLGNKILVYVSCCLAGRAYPHGDIDPQELQQVKHEIFKCITSLHSKNAKPTENSYPFLRTLLRFDTREFLNVLALAFEEAEFTSELGMQQRQRVVDILLQVMVEGQGFGPAQLGSLFTFIARQMSRQQGAIAINRQLFDQVLCHLTAADAESHHEERQTALLELLQEGGLVHYETNHLLDKARQAQFYRVCEYVYEERGEHEKIVECYLEDKLRKHQVFTYIRSVLSSPQFTDLHAQKIQQQFLTHIKTLLEIDSSRVASLLLTMPQLMPLVKDITLQLRDDEQLLYNALHALFTYRSTHASPGGRGGDLSDSPLTSELHEEYIDLMCRVNPSLVYPYLKGAEGYRLEQTLEICKKNNQQESTAFLLERAGDIKGAFEILLVILKSKVGDLLSNVDDNGTMNSQVSLGHVQAQVVKLVRVCQLGSSQLEESGRRELWFPLLDVLLSTQPPLVNNQHLAHGRIPVCHSRSPVSHEMRGMVGHVVNSMMTHISLPAILERVMHDPGYCGGNFAQIKHLLKGMVERYVYEETLYATVVRIIAGDQLRYLTLQHNQACAPLVVYSTTCAICHSIYHPSSKAVAHSCGHSYHAQCGGESTSCMLCMGGSQENTTEETQPNDSKSEPLTGLDETQLEGIRRVRSLGAGGSRLQFLEDLSSPPRGSVVEASAASTSWRSSGSVCGNQNIWLSQNFALKLAPPTIDFGKDDAW; from the exons CTTGATGATGAAGAGTTCCAGCTTCCTCCAGTTGGCGAGCTACCAACACTAGAGAGTATATTAAATGAGAATGACCCAGGGAGTGTGTCTGATGATGATCTtgttcttcctcctcttcctcatcccAAG GCTTCTTTTTCCACTGATGGGGGGGATACGTTGTCTGTACATTCTCGAGGCAGTTCAGATTCAAGGAGCCGTACGTCGTCAACAGAGAGGCACAGCACTGGAAGTCGGTCTCGTAAGGATGCCCAGAATAAAACCCATGGATCAATATTGCGTCACGTTATACTTAAGGGCGTGGCAGCCCAACTGGTGTCTGCACAT GATCGAGTTGGTGCTGGGTTGCCTACAACAATGGCCGTGGGcaacatcatttgtattggcaccAGTCATGGCCTTGTTCTTGTCTTCGAACCCACACAGGCTCTTAAATTTTGCTTAGGCTCCACACAG CTAGGTGAACAGTGTGGCTCAGTATCAGCTTTGGCTTTGAACCAAGACTGCACTCGCCTTTTGGCTGGGTTTGCCAAAGGCCAGATCTGCCTATTTGACTTAACATCTAGCAAGCTTCTGCAGACTATCTCAGATGCGCATACACCATTTACAGCTGTTTTGCACCTGAAG TGGACAGACTACCCAGGCATGGCAGTAATTAGTGACAGTGGAGGATCAGTCTTTGAACTGTCCATTAAACGAACCATGGGACTTAACTCCAATGAGTCTCGCTGCATATTTTCTGGAAGTCGTGGAGAAGTGTGTACTATAGAGCCATTACTGATGTCACAGTTTCGTGCTACTCCATTTGTAGAGACGGTCATCTTGGCAATGGCTACTATATCAAAG gTCATTGTGGTTTCCTTAAGGCCGCAGCTGAAAGTTTTGTTCTCGCATCCATTAAaagcttcggtttcaacccttccaCTCCTTGCCTGGCAGTTTGTTGTGATACAGATGCCAGATGGGACGAGAGTGATTGATCCTGTCCTGGCATTTGGACgggaaaaaaatgtttttttttatcag CTTACCCATGGAAGTCAGGAGGAGCTTCAGTTTATCCCTCTTCAGAAGATGGGTTTGTCATTTGTAATACAGGGAATGGCATGGCTTAACACTCGCACTCTATCTGTCATGGACACGCGAGAGCATTTACATGTCATTGATGTGAAGACACAGGAAGAACAAGAAATGGTGGATCTGGCCCATTTGGGGCTGGTATATGCATCTCCCCATTTCAAGGCTATTGCTACAGGGGGTAATGTTAGCAAAGCTATG GcattatcaggagaaagagcGTGCTACCACTCCATGGTCAGCTTTGGAACACAGGTGCTCCTGTTGGGCACAAAGTCATTCCAG GTCGTGACGGTGCGATCCTGGGTAGATCGTCTGGATTACTTGGTGAAAGGTGGTCACAAACGTGAGGCCCTCCAGCTTGCCCTTGATATCTATCAGGATAAAGCTCAAGCAATTGTAGGACTCAAGCATAAGAAGGAAAAGAGACAGCAG CTAGTGCAGGAGAAGATTTGTGAGTTACTGAACCAGTACCTTGACTCGGCCATGAATGAACTCCCTGAGCGCAGCAACCTGACGGCGCTCAACCAGTACTATTCCCAGCTGGTCACTCTTTGTGTTCAGGTGTCAGTGGGGGCCAATTTAAAGGATGTCCTCTTTGGACGAGTCTGGGAAACCTTCAGTGAGGATGCCATATCTAAAG GTATTTACTTGGAAGCCCTTGAGCCGTACATTTTGAGTGACCAGCTAGCGGACATATCACCCAGTATAACGCAATGTCTCCTCACTCACCAAGAGGTGTGTGGGAAACTTCAGGCAGCCGAGGCCTGCATTGTGCACCTCAGTGTGACATCCCTTGATCTTCACCAGGCCATGACTCTGTGCTGGACCCATGGGTTATATGAtgccatattttatatatatacccatGGCATGAGAGATTTTGTTACTCCCCTTGAGGAGCTTGTGACAGTTTTATGTAATGCAATGGATAGTGGAAATGCATTGACAGACAGCCAAGTGATGTTGGGTAACAAAATATTAGTATACGTGTCTTGTTGCTTAGCTGGACGGGCTTACCCACATGGTGATATTGATCCTCAGGAATTACAACAAGTCAAACACGAGATTTTTAAGTGTATTACCTCGCTGCATTCAAAAAATGCTAAACCTACAGAAAATTCTTACCCGTTCTTGAGAACTTTATTAAGATTTGATACTAGAGAATTTCTTAATGTGCTGGCTTTAGCATTTGAGGAAGCAGAATTCACCTCTGAACTTGGAATGCAACAGAGACAGCGGGTTGTGGACATTTTACTTCAG gtgatggtggagggacaaGGCTTTGGACCTGCCCAGCTGGGATCACTGTTTACGTTCATAGCTCGGCAAATGTCACGACAACAGGGAGCCATTGCAATCAATAGACAACTTTTTGACCAG GTACTATGCCATCTAACAGCTGCTGATGCTGAGAGTCACCACGAGGAGAGGCAGACAGCTCTGCTGGAGCTGTTGCAGGAGGGTGGCCTTGTGCACTACGAAACTAATCATCTATTAGACAAAGCACGTCAAGCACAATT CTATCGGGTATGTGAATATGTTTATGAGGAAAGAGGAGAACACGAGAAGATTGTTGAATGCTATCTGGAAGATAAACTGCGGAAACATCAGGTTTTTACCTACATTCGTTCAGTGTTGTCATCGCCACAGTTTACTGACCTCCATGCTCAGAAGATCCAGCAACAATTCCTCACACACATCAAA ACACTCCTTGAGATTGACAGTAGCCGTGTAGCCAGTCTTCTCTTAACAATGCCTCAGTTGATGCCTCTGGTGAAAGATATCACATTGCAGTTGAGGGATGATGAACAGCTTCTTTATAATGCTCTCCATGCATTGTTCACATACAG ATCGACCCATGCATCTCCAGGGGGGCGTGGTGGAGACCTGAGTGATAGTCCTCTTACCTCAGAGCTTCATGAGGAGTACATTGATCTCATGTGTAGGGTAAATCCCAGCTTAGTTTACCCATATCTGAAAGGTGCTGAAGGTTACCGGCTGGAACAGACTCTGGAG ATCTGCAAGAAAAACAATCAGCAAGAGTCAACAGCATTCCTACTTGAGAGAGCAGGTGATATTAAAGGTGCTTTTGAGATTCTTCTAGTCATCCTCAAGTCCAAAGTTGGTGAT CTTTTGTCTAATGTAGATGATAACGGGACCATGAACTCTCAAGTGTCGTTGGGTCATGTTCAAGCTCAG GTTGTAAAGCTGGTGCGTGTATGTCAGCTTGGCTCCAGTCAGTTGGAAGAGTCGGGGCGTCGAGAGCTCTGGTTCCCTCTACTGGATGTGCTCCTGTCCACTCAACCGCCACTTGTCAATAACCAACACTTAGCTCATGGTAGGATCCCTGTCTGCCATAGTAGGTCACCTGTCAGCCATG AGATGCGTGGAATGGTTGGTCATGTGGTGAACAGCATGATGACTCACATATCCCTGCCAGCAATCCTAGAGCGAGTGATGCATGACCCTGGGTACTGTGGGGGAAACTTTGCCCAGATCAAACACCTTCTAAAAG GTATGGTTGAGAGATATGTGTATGAAGAGACACTGTATGCAACAGTGGTGCGGATCATTGCAGGGGACCAGCTGAGATACCTCACTCTGCAACACAACCAAGCATGTGCCCCCCTTGTAGTCTACTCAACCACTTGCGCAATCTGTCATAGCATTTATCACCCATCGAGCAAAGCAGTGGCACATAG TTGTGGTCATAGTTATCATGCACAGTGTGGTGGAGAGTCAACTTCCTGCATGCTTTGTATGGGAGGCAGTCAAGAAAACACAACAGAGGAGACACAGCCTAATGACTCCAAGTCTGAACCTTTG ACAGGACTGGACGAGACACAATTGGAAGGCATTCGCCGTGTGCGATCATTGGGTGCTGGAGGATCAAGATTACAATTCCTTGAAGACTTATCTTCTCCACCGAGAGGATCTGTTGTGGAAGCCTCAGCCGCTAGTACATCTTGGAGAAGTTCAGGCTCCGTGTGTGGAAATCAAAATATTTGGTTATCCCAAAACTTTGCTCTGAAACTAGCACCACCAACAATAGATTTTGGCAAAGATGATGCATGGTGA